Genomic window (Daucus carota subsp. sativus chromosome 5, DH1 v3.0, whole genome shotgun sequence):
ttattctatcatagtTTTAtcctcacaataatattagtttaagttaaaatatatacaataaaatagcaaatattataaccgcccgtgcattgcacgggttataagctagtaatttattaaattcgaaatatcAGAAAGGCGCGAGtcatctatattatatatactaattataattttttttaatacaggGATCTTAAATAATTTCGTTAACATTTAATCTAATTTAGTTAAGTTATTGCAATTTAATGAACTAATCTAGTAAAATTACATACGAagtaatcaaaattaaatttcacACAATCATGATGCAAAATTTAGGTTTACTCAAGGAGTTGAGAGAGAGGTCAAGTGGTCAACAACAGAGACCTGGGTACACCTACAATTTTTGGGCACGCTTACAACATTTGATTAGTCTTTACTTTTCTCTTTTTCATCAAATAATCTCTCACTAAATTCTCGATATATAAATCCAATGTTTCGATCTCTCCAACTAAATCTTGATTTTTTAGTGAAAATATCAAGATTTCCACAGCACCCAACTGGGTCTTCATCATTTGTCAGTTTGATGCAGTAGAGATTGAATCTTTGAGGTTTAGTACTCATCCTATAaagtacatacatacatatattgtcTGTATTTAATTGGGTTTTTGATCTTTTGTTGTTATATTGTGTGATTGTGCTTATTTAGGTTTGTCTGTTGTTGTGTGATCTTGGGTTGTTGTGTTGGATCTTTATGTGTTCTTGATGTTGGTTTTGTGAATTCTTCAAGAAATTCTTGATGTTTGTTGTGTTGTGGTAGAGTTAGAGTCTTGAATTTATGGCTTTGTATAAGAGGGGTAGAATTAGAGATGGCGATTTGCGGCGGTTTATACCAGTACTTGTTATAACTTTGGTAGGGGTTTATTTCTTGCTGTTTCTGCCTAGGACAAGTCTAGTTGTTGATAATGAAGATACTGTTAAAATTGATGAGGTTAGTGAGGGTGAGGAGGTGAAATTTAGTGGGAGGATTAATTTACCGAAGCAGAATGAGCTTTCGGTTATGTTACAAAGTAGGAATCAGTTACCTCCAAGGAACTTAGATCTGTTTCCGACTTTAGCGAAAGATCGGATAGTGATTGTGCTTTATGTCCATAATCGACCTCAGTATCTTCGGTTAGTTGTTGATAGTCTTTCCAGTGTTGTGGGGATTAAGGAAACTTTGCTTATTGTTAGTCATGATGGGTACTTTGAAGAGATGAATAAGATTGTGGAAGGTATTAAGTTTTGTCAAGTGAAACAAATTTTTGCTCCTTACTCGCCACATGTTTTTCCGGATAGCTTTCCTGGCGTGTCCTCGAAAGATTGTAAGAGTAAAGATGACCCGGTTATTAAACATTGTGAAGGCAACCCTGATCAATATGGAAACCATCGGTCACCAAAGATTGTATCTTTGAAGCATCATTGGTGGTGGATGATGAATACTGTGTGGGATGGTTTGAAGGAAACTCGTCAGCACTCTGGTGATATTCTTTTCATCGAAGAGGATCACTTTATATTTCCTAATGCATATCGTAACCTGCAGTTTCTTGTCAATATGAAGCCTAAAAAGTGTCCTGATTGCTACGCCACAAACTTGGCACCCTGTGATGTAAAGTCAAGGGGAGAGGGGTGGGAGACTTTGATTGCAGAGAGAATGGGAAATGTGGGTTATGCATTTAATCATACTGTATGGAGGAAAATACACAGGAAGACAAGAGAATTCTGTTATTTTGATGAGTACAATTGGGATATAACCATGTGGGCAACAGTGTATCCTTCATTCGGTGGCCCTGTTTATACACTACGAGGCCCTCGTACTAGTGCAGTTCACTTTGGGAAATGTGGTTTACATCAAGGTCAAGGAGAGAGCGCTGCTTGTGTTGATGATGGTAATATGAAGATTGATGTAGAAGACATTGATAAGACCGTGAATCTTAAGCCAAACTGGGGAGTACATGTATATACACACCAATCGGGATATAAAGCTGGGTTCAAGGGTTGGGGAGGCTGGGGAGATGAGAGGGATCATCAGCTCTGCTTAGAATTTGCAAATATGTACCATGTGGGAGGCACACACTTGTGAAAGGTCGGTAGCAATTTTTGTTCTCTTGGTTTCAAATGAGACAGATAACTAGTATTAGAAGCAACTATTACACttgtaatatttttgtaatatcttatttttttttaaccagAGCATTAATATTTGGAGTTAAAAACGATTGTCTAGCTCTTAAAAGATTAATTTGATATCAAGTTGTTAACTACGTGTGGATGCACTCCTTGATTTGAGTAGCAAGACATTTCAGAAGCACTATGCGTTGCAAAATATATATCCACTTATTCGGGTTTCACTTTATATATCTGTCTCATTTCTTGTAAATCTGCATTTCCTTATTAAAGTGATGCTAGACTAGAAGATTTAAACTTTTCTGTATCCATTCTATGTCGATGCCAGATATATTTGTGTGCAAGGATGCATATATTTCTAAATTCCACGCCCTCTCCTATCGATATATAACCTTAATGATGGTCGATGTCATTGTATATGCTTTCATACAAAATGCtgtttatacaatttttttcaattttggaAAAGCAGAAACGATCTGCAATGAAGAGTCAGAAATTGTTTATGGAACTCTAGATCTTCTTGTGAACCTAAATCATTGCATGTATGTTAATATTGTTGCGAGATTGCCTTATGTGGAACCAGGTCATTTTACAGAATTTCTTTGTTCCAACAAGCCAAATCCTTAGGATTGTGCCTGCTTAACTTTTTTTGATAGGAGTGATCAAGATCATCCCAGTGATCTTGTAGATCTGTTGGGGCAGCTGGCTGTAAAgatttacatatatttgaactgGGTTTTGCAGAATCCTGTATTACTCTGTTTTTCTAAATTATCTTTTTTCTTGTCCACAAGCAAATAAAGAGCAATTGTTTTGTTGTGGCAACTGGCAAAGTGGTAACAAGAAATTAATCAGCAGAATTAAGACAattaactactccctccgtcttatTGAGTTATATACGTTCACAACGAAGAGATCGACGCGTATTTTAAGAATCTTATAAGAtacagtttgataaattattttaaatttctgttaAAAGGTTCTGATGCAGACTTGCCCCGGAGTTTTAGTCACCCGTGCATAGCTGGGCTGGTTACGAGCTTTAACTTTTACGATGATAAGATTTGCATTAGCACCATATCCGCGACTTGGTTCTCTTTAAACAATAATCTTATTTTGTAGGACACGTAAATCACATATAAAACGAAGCACAGGTGATTAAATCTTCTCTAATCTCTCGTGTTATGGGAATCATTAGTTAATTATGTATTAGGCTTAATTGTCTTCTTATGTGTGAACAGATCGACAAGCATTCATTTATGTCAAGTACAAATTTACAAGACTTGATTTGGCATCTTATGGAAGACTAATCAAGTCAGTCAAGCAGGAGGCTTCCTGGCAATGCATGCTTGGCTGCTACCTCCTCCTTTAGGTTAGGACAGTGATAATCCCAGGCTAACACGGCTAAAATCCCGTTACAGAAATTATCAGGAATTTTTTATTTCCCAATCCGAGTTATAGTTAGAGATCAATAGAAACTTTGATTAACATCTAAATATGAGTGATATTTCGTTTAGCCCGAATAATTTTGAATTCATGATTCCATATTGACGCTAATTATTCTTTGATCAAATCTTGAGCTCGTTGTTATAAATCGTAACAACAgttttttgttcaaaaataGGTGGAAactatatgataatgtaaaaacaacttttcattagctgaaaaattattttaagaaaatcatgaATAGCTTTTGGAAAAAAGATGTTTTTCAGCTTTTACAGAAAGCTGTCACAGATTTCGCTACAAGAACTCAccacaaataatttttttatattataactcaaaatatataaatatcaaaaagtttatcaaatatttatttgattttaaccacaacaattttttttaaaattttttggagCACCCTCAAACAAACCTCTTAACATTGAATAAAGGATTACATTTCGACTGTCGGCAAGAAGAATTCGAGATCAAGTTTCAGTATCAGTACATTGTAAGTACATCACTGTCGATAACAAGACATAAAGATTCAAGTCTCCGTCCATTTACAGGTGATGCGCAAATAATCTAAAAATCTGCAAACTGATATCGCTAAATGAATGCAGAATTCTCATATCAGTCCGATTTACTTGCAATAAATTTACAAAGGCGGACGCAGAATTCTCATATCAGTCTGATATACTTGCTGAAATTCTGAGAAAGCACAAAGCTCTCTACTCCAAGAACAATGGaatagagaaaaagaaaaagtagcAGGGGTTAAAATTTACAATAAGAGACTAATTAGGAAGAAGAATTTTACTAGTACTAAACCATGACAAGGGGGGCCTCGTATTTGATTCCGTATCTCATCTTTCTTATGAAATCATCACATTTCTTGTTAAGTTCCTCTGTACTCCATAGCATAATTtgttcttcctcttcctcttcttcttgttcttcgtgttcttgttGTTCGTCAACAATATCAAGATCATCGATGACCTCTTCTGATGTAGATGTCAGACATTCAGCACCCTGATCCAATTCTGTCATTTTTGTTGTTTCCTCAACTTCAGTATTCATCTCCGCATTAGCTTCTGGCAGATCATCAATTTGTGGCCTAATATTCTTCGTATTATTTGATTCCAAAAATTGATTATAAGCCACATTGTTATTAAAATGTGCATTTTCGCGGATTAAATCGGATTGATGATGCGAGTGGACATGGTGTCTGACAACATGACTGTCACGATAAAATTCAGTGACAGGAGTGCCAGGAGAGGCGAGAAAGCCGGAGGTTTTGATGACGAGAAGCATAATTCCATTGCAGATAAGAAATATGTAGTGTCTGTCAGTAGCGGAGAAGCTCAGAATTTTGATGGAAGATAAATAAGAAAGAAGAGAAGAGTATTGGGAAGCTATGATGGCTAATGCAGAAAGTGAAAGCAGGAGTTGAAGTGCCTTGTTTGAAGAATTGATTTGGCTAAAAATTGGGTCCATTTTTCTGGTTCGGCTCGGACAAAACTCGGCTCGGAAAAAGTGTTTCTATGGATCGTTATAAGAGAATATGGATGAAGAATGGAGATGTGTGATGCCTTTTCTAAAATGTTGAGTTACTTAAATACAGGAAGTTGTGTACATACTGTACTAGTGTCCATGACAAGTTTTTCAAGCATTGTACCCCACTTGGCAcattttcaatatataattatcaaactTGTCtggaaatattataatatctttGTCATTGTCGTGGGATTTACATATTTCTATCCTGCTCaataatgaatataataaatggTTTTCTATTTATCACACAAATGTTAGATTTATTGATATAATTTGGTTGCCATTTTTTCTCATCAGGCATGAGAATCAATCAGCCAGACGAGGGTGATTAGTATATAgatatttttaaacaaatacttgtttttattaaataatatataataaacattttttcaatatttggctttcttataattacataaatcatatatttttctcgTGTTAGCCCGTgtaaaaatagttaaaatattttcagcTCTTAACGCGTGATAAAAATAGCTGGGTTTATCATTTCTCACCTATAAGTTttgtattcaaatataaaataataacaataataataatacaat
Coding sequences:
- the LOC108219797 gene encoding alpha-1,6-mannosyl-glycoprotein 2-beta-N-acetylglucosaminyltransferase, which translates into the protein MALYKRGRIRDGDLRRFIPVLVITLVGVYFLLFLPRTSLVVDNEDTVKIDEVSEGEEVKFSGRINLPKQNELSVMLQSRNQLPPRNLDLFPTLAKDRIVIVLYVHNRPQYLRLVVDSLSSVVGIKETLLIVSHDGYFEEMNKIVEGIKFCQVKQIFAPYSPHVFPDSFPGVSSKDCKSKDDPVIKHCEGNPDQYGNHRSPKIVSLKHHWWWMMNTVWDGLKETRQHSGDILFIEEDHFIFPNAYRNLQFLVNMKPKKCPDCYATNLAPCDVKSRGEGWETLIAERMGNVGYAFNHTVWRKIHRKTREFCYFDEYNWDITMWATVYPSFGGPVYTLRGPRTSAVHFGKCGLHQGQGESAACVDDGNMKIDVEDIDKTVNLKPNWGVHVYTHQSGYKAGFKGWGGWGDERDHQLCLEFANMYHVGGTHL
- the LOC108221864 gene encoding uncharacterized protein LOC108221864; its protein translation is MDPIFSQINSSNKALQLLLSLSALAIIASQYSSLLSYLSSIKILSFSATDRHYIFLICNGIMLLVIKTSGFLASPGTPVTEFYRDSHVVRHHVHSHHQSDLIRENAHFNNNVAYNQFLESNNTKNIRPQIDDLPEANAEMNTEVEETTKMTELDQGAECLTSTSEEVIDDLDIVDEQQEHEEQEEEEEEEQIMLWSTEELNKKCDDFIRKMRYGIKYEAPLVMV